One part of the Nymphaea colorata isolate Beijing-Zhang1983 chromosome 8, ASM883128v2, whole genome shotgun sequence genome encodes these proteins:
- the LOC116259414 gene encoding pyridoxine/pyridoxamine 5'-phosphate oxidase 1, chloroplastic isoform X9, whose translation MLSWGSKRMAASLITITSTFPSYLGRRTSPIVHKLAGTRPSSSPLLARPDSSDTEVTRAHYLVAALRSRGICSSSVESEVVMSGKVVPQKSLENFQTPEEISYLTQQEAAEIDDMLMGPFGFSVDQLMELAGLSVATAVAEAGSTVRQWRATATTSGDFRWRPAAAGDRQVFKPSTHSRVLAICGPGNNGGDGLVAARHLYHFGYKPFICYPKRTTKALYSGLVTQLESLSIPFLTAEELPFDLSNDFDIIVDAMFGFSFHGAPRAPFDVLIQKLVDLQNVDYGPKMPAIVSIDIPSGWHVEDGDVGERGIKPDMLVSLTAPKLCAKKFSGPHHFLGGRFVPPTIIQKYMLKLPQYPGTSMCVRIGKPKAVDVSSLRENYLSPVFLEDQVHDDPMIQFNKWFEDAVAAGLREPNAMALSTADKNGKPSSRMVLLKGFDENGFVWYTNYESRKAVEISENSNACLLFFWNDLNRQGLGSL comes from the exons ATGTTGTCATGGGGGAGCAAGAGAATGGCGGCCAGCCTTATCACCATCACCTCAACCTTTCCTTCCTATCTTGGTAGGCGTACTTCCCCAATCGTCCACAAACTAGCTGGCACACGTCCCTCCTCCTCACCTCTGTTAGCTCGTCCTGATTCTTCAGACACAGAGGTAACGAGG GCTCATTACTTGGTCGCTGCCCTTCGATCTCGAGGCATTTGCAGCTCATCTGTTGAATCGGAGGTAGTCATGAGCGGTAAGGTCGTTCCTCAGAAATCCCTGGAGAATTTTCAGACTCCGGAAGAGATTTCTTACCTTACGCAGCAAGAGGCGGCGGAGATCGACGACATGCTGATGGGTCCTTTTGGCTTCAGCGTCGATCAGTTGATG GAACTTGCCGGATTGAGTGTTGCAACCGCTGTAGCAGAG GCTGGCAGCACAGTTcggcaatggcgggcgacggcgacgacctccggcgacttccggtggcgtccggcggcagccggcgacagacag GTTTTCAAGCCAAGTACACATAGTCGTGTACTTGCTATTTGTGGCCCTGGAAATAATGGTGGTGATGGTCTGGTGGCTGCTCGGCATCTATATCACTTTGGGTATAAGCCATTTATTTGTTATCCAAAACGTACTACAAAGGCTCTTTATAGTGGTCTGGTAACTCAG CTGGAATCATTATCTATTCCCTTCTTGACTGCGGAAGAGCTGCCTTTTGACTTGTCAAATGATTTTGACATAATAGTAGATGCAATGTTTGGATTTTCGTTCCATG GTGCACCTAGGGCCCCATTTGATGTTCTTATTCAAAAGCTGGTTGATTTGCAAAATGTGGATTATGGCCCAAAAATGCCTGCAATTGTGTCCATAGACATACCTTCAGGATGGCATGTTGAGGATGGAGATGTTGGTGAAAGAGGAATCAAGCCAGATATGCTG GTTTCTTTAACAGCTCCGAAGCTGTGTGCGAAGAAATTTTCTGGTCCTCACCACTTTCTAGGTGGGAGGTTTGTTCCACCAACAATTATTCAGAAATATATGCTAAAGCTTCCACAATATCCTGGCACTTCTATGTGTGTTCGGATTGGAAAACCTAAAGCAGTAGATGTTTCATCATTAAGAGAGAATTATCTTTCTCCTGTTTTCCTCGAGGATCAGGTGCATGATGATCCAATGATCCAG TTTAACAAATGGTTTGAGGATGCTGTTGCTGCTGGACTGCGTGAGCCAAATGCCATGGCCTTGTCAACTGCTGACAAGAATGGGAAACC TTCTTCAAGAATGGTGTTGCTCAAAGGCTTCGATGAAAATGGTTTTGTCTG GTACACTAACTATGAGAGTCGAAAAGCAGTTGAAATATCAGAAAATTCAAATGCTTGCCTCCTCTTTTTCTGGAATGATCTCAATCGCCAG GGCTTAGGCTCATTATAA